One window of the Spartobacteria bacterium genome contains the following:
- a CDS encoding 5'-deoxynucleotidase — protein sequence MSHFFAYMSRMKFIQRWGLMRNTLTENIQEHSLQVAMVGHMLAVIRNKKFDGQVDPSRVVLLAMYHDCSEVITGDLATPIKCFNPQINEAYKNIEQLAADRILKMIPEELRDEYQSLFFSEGDDEEVHKIVKAADKLCAYLKCLEELQAGNSGFLKAERTIMASLMKMNMPEVTYFVEVFTPSFSLTLDELN from the coding sequence ATGAGTCACTTTTTCGCCTATATGAGCCGTATGAAATTTATCCAGCGCTGGGGCCTGATGCGCAACACGCTGACGGAGAATATTCAGGAGCACAGCCTGCAGGTTGCAATGGTGGGGCATATGCTGGCGGTAATTCGTAATAAGAAGTTCGATGGGCAGGTTGATCCTTCCCGCGTGGTCTTGTTGGCAATGTATCACGATTGCAGTGAAGTGATTACTGGCGATTTAGCGACACCCATTAAGTGTTTTAATCCGCAAATCAATGAGGCATACAAGAACATCGAGCAATTGGCGGCAGATCGTATTTTGAAAATGATTCCCGAAGAACTGCGGGATGAGTACCAAAGTTTGTTTTTTTCAGAAGGTGATGATGAAGAGGTACATAAAATTGTTAAGGCGGCTGATAAACTGTGTGCCTATCTGAAGTGTCTGGAAGAATTGCAGGCCGGTAATAGTGGTTTTTTAAAGGCCGAACGTACGATTATGGCTTCGCTGATGAAAATGAATATGCCGGAAGTGACCTATTTTGTGGAGGTGTTTACGCCCAGCTTCTCCTTGACGCTGGATGAATTGAACTGA
- a CDS encoding inositol monophosphatase: protein MYAEKELITIAQKAVTEAAEEIKHFRHRLRQEVGREEGGKEVKLLADQVTNDIIVKTLQSSGISILSEETGFIKGSFPSALQWVVDPLDGSVNFLHGIDYCGISVGLCEGDQPIAGVIYDLNKDVLVTGAPGFGAYAGYSPITPSDCTDASKAILTTGFPARMKFDEANITTYVKKILAFNKIRMTGSAVQSCLNVASGRMDAYYEKDIMLWDVAAGIAIIEAAGGYWKWLPGSRPNAKIVYACCPGLKNYPIFN from the coding sequence ATGTATGCAGAGAAAGAACTCATAACAATCGCTCAAAAAGCGGTTACCGAGGCCGCAGAAGAAATCAAACACTTCCGTCACCGACTACGTCAGGAAGTGGGCAGAGAGGAAGGCGGCAAAGAAGTCAAACTACTGGCCGATCAGGTAACCAATGATATCATTGTGAAAACGTTACAATCGTCAGGAATTTCCATTCTGAGCGAAGAAACGGGCTTCATCAAAGGGTCATTTCCGTCGGCGCTGCAATGGGTGGTTGATCCACTGGACGGCAGTGTCAACTTTCTGCATGGCATCGATTATTGCGGCATATCTGTGGGCTTGTGCGAAGGTGATCAGCCTATTGCGGGAGTGATTTACGACTTGAACAAAGACGTACTCGTTACCGGCGCCCCGGGCTTCGGTGCCTATGCCGGCTACTCCCCCATTACGCCGTCCGACTGCACCGACGCATCTAAAGCCATTCTAACCACCGGCTTTCCGGCGCGCATGAAGTTCGACGAAGCCAACATCACCACCTATGTCAAAAAGATCCTGGCGTTTAATAAAATCAGAATGACCGGCTCCGCCGTACAATCCTGTCTCAACGTCGCCTCCGGCCGTATGGACGCCTACTATGAAAAAGACATCATGCTGTGGGATGTTGCGGCAGGCATTGCCATCATCGAAGCAGCCGGTGGTTACTGGAAATGGCTGCCAGGCAGTCGACCCAACGCCAAAATTGTCTACGCCTGCTGTCCGGGACTGAAAAACTACCCGATTTTTAATTAA
- a CDS encoding epoxyqueuosine reductase QueH, producing the protein MNTDLWNLPPLVLAEDMRPVLVHSCCAVCSCSIMWWLQQCDIAFTVLFFNPSIFPEEEYIIRKEENKRYAQKLGVPFVDGDYDHDQWLELVAGLEQDLERGRRCSRCFEDRMQYTAAYARDHGFPLFATTLGISRWKDQNQVHAAGHAAASLYPSVTFWDFNWRKKHGSQRMSALSRDEDFYRQNYCGCEFSRRDG; encoded by the coding sequence ATGAATACTGATTTGTGGAATCTGCCGCCGCTGGTGTTGGCCGAGGATATGCGGCCGGTACTGGTTCACTCGTGCTGTGCGGTATGCTCCTGCTCGATTATGTGGTGGTTGCAACAGTGCGATATCGCGTTTACTGTGTTGTTTTTCAATCCGAGTATTTTCCCGGAAGAGGAGTATATAATTCGAAAAGAGGAGAATAAACGGTATGCGCAGAAGCTGGGAGTTCCTTTCGTCGACGGCGACTATGATCATGACCAATGGCTGGAACTGGTTGCCGGACTGGAGCAGGATCTGGAACGAGGACGTCGTTGCAGCCGATGTTTCGAGGATCGCATGCAGTATACGGCAGCTTATGCCCGTGATCATGGATTTCCACTGTTTGCTACGACGCTGGGAATTTCCCGCTGGAAGGATCAGAACCAGGTTCATGCCGCAGGGCATGCTGCGGCCTCCTTGTATCCGTCTGTGACCTTTTGGGATTTTAACTGGCGAAAAAAGCACGGCTCGCAACGGATGTCCGCTCTGAGCCGTGATGAAGATTTTTACCGCCAGAATTATTGTGGATGCGAGTTCAGTCGTCGCGACGGTTAA